Proteins found in one Streptomyces sp. NBC_00461 genomic segment:
- a CDS encoding F0F1 ATP synthase subunit delta — MNGASREALAAARERLDALTDATSVDAAQLADELAAVTALLDREVSLRRVLTDPAQAGEAKAELAQRLLGSQVGGATADLVSGMVRSRWSQSRDLVDSLEELANTAELTAAQQAGSLDDVEDELFRFGRIVASNTGLRAALTDRKATAAAKIELLHRLLGGRAAATTERLVTRLVTAPRGRSLESGLESLSKLAAERRKRLVAVVTSAVPLSDSQKQRLGAALAKLYGHKMHLNIDVDPEVLGGIRVQVGDEVINGSIADRIEDAGRRLAG; from the coding sequence CGAGGCCCTGGCAGCCGCACGCGAGCGTCTCGACGCGCTGACGGACGCGACGTCCGTCGACGCGGCGCAGCTCGCCGACGAGCTGGCCGCCGTCACCGCGCTGCTCGACCGCGAGGTGTCGCTGCGTCGGGTCCTGACCGACCCGGCGCAGGCCGGTGAGGCCAAGGCCGAGCTGGCCCAGCGTCTGCTCGGTTCTCAGGTCGGCGGGGCGACCGCCGACCTGGTGTCCGGCATGGTGCGCTCCCGCTGGTCGCAGTCGCGTGACCTGGTGGACTCGCTGGAGGAGCTGGCGAACACCGCCGAGCTCACCGCGGCCCAGCAGGCGGGCTCGCTCGACGACGTCGAGGACGAACTGTTCCGGTTCGGCCGGATCGTCGCCTCGAACACCGGGCTGCGCGCCGCACTGACCGACCGCAAGGCCACCGCCGCCGCCAAGATCGAGCTGCTGCACCGGCTGCTCGGCGGGCGGGCCGCCGCGACGACCGAGCGTCTTGTGACGCGCCTTGTTACCGCGCCGCGGGGACGTAGCCTGGAGTCGGGACTGGAGTCCCTGTCCAAGCTCGCCGCCGAGCGCCGGAAGCGTCTGGTCGCCGTCGTCACCTCGGCGGTGCCGCTGAGTGACTCGCAGAAGCAGCGCCTGGGCGCCGCTCTCGCGAAGCTCTACGGCCACAAGATGCACCTCAACATCGACGTGGACCCCGAGGTCCTCGGCGGGATCCGGGTGCAGGTCGGCGACGAGGTCATCAACGGCTCGATCGCGGACCGCATCGAGGACGCCGGCCGCCGACTGGCGGGCTAG